The segment CTGAAATTTAAAAGGAAATCATGAGAAAAGGTAGCGACATTCTAAATAAAAGCGTGATTGCTTTTGATACAGGCAAGCGAGTGGCATGGGTTCAAGATCTAATTTTTGATCAAGAAACCAATCACTTATTAGGTGTACTGGTAGAAGAATCGGGATTATTTCGCTCGGCAAAAGTGATCGAGTTGAGATCACTGCGAGCGATTGGAACAGATACGTTAATTATTTCAAGTCGAGATGACATTATTTCTGCAAAACATAGTGAGCAGATTCATCGAGTTCTCGATCGCAATATTATTCTTAAAGGCACGCGAATTGTCACAACCGATGGGCAGTTCCTTGGTTCGGTTGTCGATTTCTTCTTTGATGAGCAAACTGGTGCGATCGAGGGGTATGAAGCCTCGGGTGGGATTTTTGCGGATGCTTATTCCGGTCGATCATTTATTCCTGCTCCCCAAACGCTGCGGATCGGCGAAGATGTGACGTTTGTTCCGCCTGAAACGGCGGCATTAATGGAAGAGCAAGTCGGTGGAATTCGAGGCGCAATGCAAACCGCATCGACTCGCGTGCAAGAATCGTCTGAACTTGCAGGGCAAAGAATTCAAGCAGCAGCACAAGCCGCAAATCAACAAATTCAACAAGGCTCAGAAGCAGCCCAGTTGAGACTGCAATCTGCAACGCAAGAATTGCGCGATCGCTTCATTGATCCAGATGAACAATTCGCATACATCATTGGCAAAACCGTCGATCGAGACGTTTTTACAGATCAAGGACAATTGCTCGTTGCGAAAGATCAGGTGATTACGATCGACATTGCAGAACATGCTCGTCTCGCGGATGCCTTAGACGACCTTTATCGGGCGACGGGTGGCAGTTTGACCCCTGATTTCAATCGTCGATTTCAGGATGTGAATGAGCGCGTCGGTACCGGATTTCAAGAGATTAGCGATCGTGTCAACACCGGGTTTCAGAGCCTTAGTCAGAGAGCGAATGAAAGCCTCTCAAGTTTCACAGCGCGATTGGGACTTGAGCAAGCGAAAGGACGACGTGCCGATCGCATGATTCGCTCCGACACGGGTGCAATCATCGTCGCTCCGGGGCAAATCGTCACCGATATTGTGATTCAAAGAGCGACCGCCGCAGGGCAAGAAGTCACGCTTCTCGATGCGGTAGGATTGCAGCCAACAGAAGCTCTACGCGGCAATACGAACCAATCTTTGACCTTAGCAAAACACCAATTTCAGCGAGAGGCATCGTTGGCGACCAGTCAATTTCAGCAAGAAGCTGCGATCGCAGGTGAAAATCTCAGAACGCTTTGGAATAACACCAAAGAAAAATTTGCAGAGTATCAAGGGCGCAGTCAGAAAGCGATTCATCGCAATCGAGTTGAACAGGCTTTAGGTCGTCCTGTCAATCGCGTGATTTTAGATGCGCAAGACAATGTGATTTTGAATGTGGGTGAAATTATTACTCACAAGGCGATTCGGCAAGCCGAAGACAGTGGAGTGATTAACATTCTGCTGAGTTCGGTCTACACCAAAGAGCCGACTATTCGTGAAGAGGAACTCCGCGCCCCAGAGGTCGGCATCGCATCGCTAGAGCGAGAACATGCCCGTTCCGGTAATGGCGTTCCCCAAGTGAATTAGCGATCGCATCAAAGTCGGAGTTTGACCAAACTCCGACTTCTCGCTGCCCGTAAAATTTTGCATTTCAAAAAAGTCGATCTTTTTGATTGAAATCTTAAAACAATGTGCTATTCTAGCTAAGGTTGAGCAACAAGCGGGTCGCTAGCTCAGCGGTAGAGCATTCGGCTTTTAACCGACTGGTCTCGGGTTCGAATCCCGGGCGACCCATAATCCTTAAAGCCTGCATGAAAAGAGGATAAAACTTTTCAGTCTGGTTTTTGGATACTTAATTTAGAAAAGCGTCAGCAAGATTCAGAGAATTGATGTGCTGGCGCTTTTTTAATTTCGTATAGGTTTAGTTTTGTATAGGGCAGCGCTTCTAAATCGGTGTGGAAGAAACTTTGATTTCTGAGCGATCGCGCTACTCATCCCGTTTTTATCCCAACATAGCAAAATTTTTACAAATGTTAGAACGGGATGCAGGAGTGGAATTCTTGGCTGGGAAGGAAACCGCTGTCGCGGTCATTGCAACTCCATTTCGTCCATTTAGGCTACAGCGAAGCGTCAACCTGATCAAAAACTGGGGCTTGGTCTGACAAAGCTCATCTTGTAGAGATAGAGTTGCTCTCTCTGCTTGAGTAGAACTGAGTCTAATTGAGATGTTCCTGCTCTGATTAGGGCGCTCGTTCGTTGTCAATCAAGCCAATCGCTAAGGAAGCATTAAAACCCAGCGGTATGATGAAGTCTCCTCCGATCCGGTTCCTCAATAAGTTGAAGCTGCGTGAGAAAACCCTACTGGTTTTGAGCTTCACACTTGCGAGCTTAACCGGAGTCGTCTACTTCGCCTCATCTACCATCCTGTTGGGTAGCCTCAAGATTGCTGAAGAACAAAGTGCTCGGGAATCGCTCCAAGGCGTTCTCAATGTCTTCGCCAAAGACCAAGAAGCCTTCACAGTGCGCTACAGTGATTGGTCGGCTTGGGATGATACCTACCAGTTTATTCAAGACCACAATGACGCTTACCTCAAATCCAACCTAATTCCTGAGCAATTGGCGAACTTGAAGGTTAACTTGGTGCTATTTATAAACACGCGAGGTCGAACTGTCTACGGGACAGGGTTCGATCTGAAGACCAAGCACTTCCAACCCATCCCCGCAGGACTGCCCAAACTGTTTACGAATCAGTTACTTCTCGAGCAGGCTCAGACAAAAGGAGCTATGACCGGGATTCTTGTGCTGCCAGAAGGTCTGATGCTAATCACATGTCAGCCGATTCTAACTTCCGAGAGGAAAGGTCCTGTACGAGGCGCGCTTATCTTCGGTCGCTACATTGATGCAGAAGCCATTACCAATTTATCTAAAATCACTCGCTTTCCCCTCCAGATCTACTCCCTTCAGAGTTCAAATCTCCCAGCCGATGCGGCGGCGGCTCGTTCCGCGCTCTCCGCACAGAATCCCATTCTTATTCATCCGTTGACTGAAACAACGCTTGTCGGCTACGGGCGAGTAACGGATTTGCGTAACCAACCTGCGCTTCTCCTTCAGGTTAAGATTCCTCGCAAGCTCTATCAGGAAGCAGCAAAAAGCCAACAGCAGCTAATGATCGCGATCGTTCTCCTTGGGATTACGTTCGGGGGCATCACCATCTTTCTCTCGGAACAGTTAGTCTTGTCTCGCCTACTTCGTTTAAGTAGCGGTGTCAATAGTATTCGCATCAGTCAAAACTTGGCTCACCGACTGACCGGAGCAGGACAGGATGAAATCTCGAGTTTGACCCAGAACATCAATGAACTGCTGGAAACGCTGGAGCAAGCCCAAGGAGAAACAAAATCAGCACTCGATCAAGTCACACAGACCAATGGGGAACTACAAACGGTCGTGGAACAGTTGCAGGGCGAGATCTGGGAGCGACAGCGAGTCGAGGACGCACTGCGACAATCCGAAGAGCAATTGAGACACCAGACGCACTCTTTAGAGCAAATGCTATCGGAGTTGCAGCAGATGCAGATGCAGTTAGTGCAGAGTGAAAAAATGTCCAGCTTGGGGCAGCTCGTCGCTGGCATTGCCCATGAAATTAACAATCCCGTTAGTTTCATCTACGGCAACCTCGAGCATACCAAAAATTACGTTGACGACCTCTTGCAGATATTGCGCTTATATCAACAGGAGTATTCCACTCCTCCCTCATCTTTGCAATCTGCGATCGAATCGCTCGATCTAGAATTCGTGATCACCGACTTGCCCAAAGCCTTCACCTCGATGAAAACCGGAGCCGAGCGAATTCAAGAGATTGTGACATCACTCAGAACGTTCTCACGGCTAGATGAAGCGACAGTCAAAGTAGTTGATATCCATACCAGTATTGATAGTATTTTGTTGCTCTTACAGAGCCGATTGACCGTGAAGGGGAGCAATTCATCGATTCAAATTGTGAAGGATTACGGGCAACTGCCCTTGGTTGAATGTTACGCTGGGCAGTTGAATCAAGCCTTTATGAACATTCTGGCGAATGCGATCGATGCCATTGAGGAGGCAAGCGGCGCTAGACAAGCGATCGCCGCTCAATCGAATGAGGCTTCATCATTGAAAACTCATAATCCCGCTGGCACGATTACGATCCGCACCCGTTGCCAAAACAATGACAAGATCGAGATTGCTATTAGAGACACGGGTGTGGGCTTGTCCGAAGCAGTCCGAAGTCGAATCTTCGATCCGTTTTTTACCACGAAACCTGTAGGGCGAGGAACTGGGTTAGGTCTATCTTTGAGTTATCAAATTATTGTCGAACAGCATGACGGAACGTTAGCGTGTGACTCAACGCTTGGGCAGGGCACGACCTTTATCATCGGACTTCCCAAATGCTTGCCCCCGAACTCTGCCGTCTGAGATGTTGGGTAGTCCTGCGTCTCGCGCTAGTGTCTGCCTTAAATAAGCTTGGTGGACGATGACTTCTTATGCTGAGGACGAACCGAGTTCGATGCTTCAGAAGTCATCGCCATCTTAGTTTTTGAAGGTTCTAACTCTCTTCTGATCCGCTAGTTTGATCCAGCAAGTTTTTCTTAGACTCCTTTAGCTGATGCCATAATTCTTTGATCTGCTTATAAGCGTCTCCTGGAGGAATCTTGCCTGAAGTTTCCAAACCACAGAGTAACGATACGCGCTGAGCAAATTCCTGTAAGTTTGCGTTAAATGCGAGGCGTTCAGGTGTGAACTCTCCTCGATAGTGTGCGGTTGGATAAAAGAACTCTTCTTTTCTTTGGTCTGGATTGTTCGTCACGATTCAGCCCTACACGATAGAGGTGCACCCCTATCCTAATGTCTACCCTAGTAGGCGAAAAGTAGGACACGATTATTTTTGTGTAGAGAGAATCACTTTCAGTTGTTCCAGCGCGATCGCGGCTGTTTCTGCAATGCTGACTAAATTTGGATTGAGCGATCGAAAAAATTCCCGCGCCTGCAAATCTTCTGTGATTAAAATCACACGCTTACGCGCTTTAATCGCCAAAGCAACCTCTGAAGCTGTTCCCGCTCCCATTCCACAGGCGACAATTGCGTGACTCGACAGCACATTAATATTGTTTCGCGCGTTGCCCATATCCGTGATGATCGGAATGTCGATCGCGTCTGACATCGCAGAATTGATCCGAGGCAAAATCCCGATCGTCAATCCATCACGACTTTTTGCCCCACGGCTGACTGCATCCATCACCCCTACATTGCGCCCCCCACTCAGCACGATCCAACCTGCTTCAGCAATGCGCTGACCCAGTTCGTAAGCATTTTGCAGGTCGAGCGGAGTTGCATGTTCGCCCGCTCCCATTACCCCAATGATTGTTTTGGGCATGTTGACATCAGAATCGAATTCTGAGAACTCGGCATGAGCTTTTTACCCTTTGTTTCTGTGATTGTGCCAATTTATAACGGTGAAGCAGACTTACCGCCGCTCCTCGCCTGCTTGCAAGCGCAGACGTACGCGAATTTTGAGTGTTTATTGGTGGATAACAATAGCAACGATCGTACGGCAGAATTATTAAATGAGATTGAAGATCCAAGACTACGATCGCTCAAGCAATCCGAAATTCAAAGCTCCTACGCCGCAAGAAACCTCGGAATTCAAAACGCCAAAGGTGAAATTCTTGCCTTTACGGATGCAGATTGCCGTCCCGAACCCAATTGGCTAGAAGATTTGATTCAGCCATTTTGCGATCCCGCTGTCGGACTCGTTGCAGGCGAAATCAAAGCATTACCCGGCAATACATTATTAGAACAATACGCCGATCGACAAGAAACCCTGTCTCAAAAACACACGCTCAATCATCCTTTCTGCGCTTACGGACAAACTGCAAATCTTGCCATTCGCGCCGCAGCATTCAAAGAAGTTGGATTATTCCGCCCCTACCTGACAACGGGTGGCGATGCCGATATCTGTTGGCGCATTCTGCGCGAGACGGCTTGGCAACTGCGCTTTGCTGAAACTGCGATCGTTCGTCACCGTCATCGTACGACGTTCTCCGAACTGCAAAGCCAATGGCGTAGATATGGACGTTCAAATCGCTATCTGCATGACTTACATGGCATCGATTTAATGCGCGAACCCCAGTTTGGAGAATATCGATATCGATTGCTGCGTTGGATTTTGAAAGAATTTCCGATCGCAACGCTGAATTTAATCAAAGGCAAAGCGGCGTTTGTCGATTTGATTAACACTCCGATCGGATTGTTCTGTCTTCATGCCCGTGCCCAAGGGCAGCGACAAGCAACCCTCTCACCACAAGCACACACAATCGAGCCATTGATACAACAGCCCCAAAATTCGTTAAATTAAAAAGCGAACGTGTCAGAGGGATCAACAATGCCGGAGCAACTCGTATTAGTCGATGATGAGCCTGGACTCAGAGAAGCAGTGCAAGCCTATCTCGAAGACAGTGGCTACACCGTGCATACTGCCAGTAATGCCCGTGAGGGCTGGGACACTGTTCAGCGTGTGATGCCCGATCTCGTAATCACTGACATTATGATGCCGCAGGTCAGTGGCTTGGAATTCCTGAAGCAACTCCGCGACGATCCCAGATTTGAAACCTTACCTGTGATCTTTCTGACGGCGCGGGGGATGACCAACGATCGCATTCAAGGCTATGACGCAGGCTGTGATGCGTATTTACCCAAACCGTTTGATCCAGATGAGCTAGTTGCGATCGTCACTCGAATTCTCAAACAACGCGCAGCCGCGAAAGTCTCCAGTGGCGATAGTGATGCAGATATTGCAGAACTCTCGCGCCAGATTGCAGAAATTCGAGCAATTTTGATGCAGCGGGGCGCGATCGCGCAAACGCCCGCGCCGATGAAACTTGACTTTACTCCGAGAGAGCAGAGCGTTTTGGATCTCGTCGTCGATGGTTTGATGAACAAAGAAATCGCCCGTCGGCTC is part of the Leptolyngbya boryana PCC 6306 genome and harbors:
- a CDS encoding PRC-barrel domain-containing protein, giving the protein MRKGSDILNKSVIAFDTGKRVAWVQDLIFDQETNHLLGVLVEESGLFRSAKVIELRSLRAIGTDTLIISSRDDIISAKHSEQIHRVLDRNIILKGTRIVTTDGQFLGSVVDFFFDEQTGAIEGYEASGGIFADAYSGRSFIPAPQTLRIGEDVTFVPPETAALMEEQVGGIRGAMQTASTRVQESSELAGQRIQAAAQAANQQIQQGSEAAQLRLQSATQELRDRFIDPDEQFAYIIGKTVDRDVFTDQGQLLVAKDQVITIDIAEHARLADALDDLYRATGGSLTPDFNRRFQDVNERVGTGFQEISDRVNTGFQSLSQRANESLSSFTARLGLEQAKGRRADRMIRSDTGAIIVAPGQIVTDIVIQRATAAGQEVTLLDAVGLQPTEALRGNTNQSLTLAKHQFQREASLATSQFQQEAAIAGENLRTLWNNTKEKFAEYQGRSQKAIHRNRVEQALGRPVNRVILDAQDNVILNVGEIITHKAIRQAEDSGVINILLSSVYTKEPTIREEELRAPEVGIASLEREHARSGNGVPQVN
- a CDS encoding CHASE4 domain-containing protein; its protein translation is MMKSPPIRFLNKLKLREKTLLVLSFTLASLTGVVYFASSTILLGSLKIAEEQSARESLQGVLNVFAKDQEAFTVRYSDWSAWDDTYQFIQDHNDAYLKSNLIPEQLANLKVNLVLFINTRGRTVYGTGFDLKTKHFQPIPAGLPKLFTNQLLLEQAQTKGAMTGILVLPEGLMLITCQPILTSERKGPVRGALIFGRYIDAEAITNLSKITRFPLQIYSLQSSNLPADAAAARSALSAQNPILIHPLTETTLVGYGRVTDLRNQPALLLQVKIPRKLYQEAAKSQQQLMIAIVLLGITFGGITIFLSEQLVLSRLLRLSSGVNSIRISQNLAHRLTGAGQDEISSLTQNINELLETLEQAQGETKSALDQVTQTNGELQTVVEQLQGEIWERQRVEDALRQSEEQLRHQTHSLEQMLSELQQMQMQLVQSEKMSSLGQLVAGIAHEINNPVSFIYGNLEHTKNYVDDLLQILRLYQQEYSTPPSSLQSAIESLDLEFVITDLPKAFTSMKTGAERIQEIVTSLRTFSRLDEATVKVVDIHTSIDSILLLLQSRLTVKGSNSSIQIVKDYGQLPLVECYAGQLNQAFMNILANAIDAIEEASGARQAIAAQSNEASSLKTHNPAGTITIRTRCQNNDKIEIAIRDTGVGLSEAVRSRIFDPFFTTKPVGRGTGLGLSLSYQIIVEQHDGTLACDSTLGQGTTFIIGLPKCLPPNSAV
- a CDS encoding DUF7219 family protein, whose translation is MTNNPDQRKEEFFYPTAHYRGEFTPERLAFNANLQEFAQRVSLLCGLETSGKIPPGDAYKQIKELWHQLKESKKNLLDQTSGSEES
- a CDS encoding SLOG cluster 4 domain-containing protein, with the translated sequence MPKTIIGVMGAGEHATPLDLQNAYELGQRIAEAGWIVLSGGRNVGVMDAVSRGAKSRDGLTIGILPRINSAMSDAIDIPIITDMGNARNNINVLSSHAIVACGMGAGTASEVALAIKARKRVILITEDLQAREFFRSLNPNLVSIAETAAIALEQLKVILSTQK
- a CDS encoding glycosyltransferase family 2 protein; translation: MSFLPFVSVIVPIYNGEADLPPLLACLQAQTYANFECLLVDNNSNDRTAELLNEIEDPRLRSLKQSEIQSSYAARNLGIQNAKGEILAFTDADCRPEPNWLEDLIQPFCDPAVGLVAGEIKALPGNTLLEQYADRQETLSQKHTLNHPFCAYGQTANLAIRAAAFKEVGLFRPYLTTGGDADICWRILRETAWQLRFAETAIVRHRHRTTFSELQSQWRRYGRSNRYLHDLHGIDLMREPQFGEYRYRLLRWILKEFPIATLNLIKGKAAFVDLINTPIGLFCLHARAQGQRQATLSPQAHTIEPLIQQPQNSLN
- a CDS encoding response regulator transcription factor translates to MPEQLVLVDDEPGLREAVQAYLEDSGYTVHTASNAREGWDTVQRVMPDLVITDIMMPQVSGLEFLKQLRDDPRFETLPVIFLTARGMTNDRIQGYDAGCDAYLPKPFDPDELVAIVTRILKQRAAAKVSSGDSDADIAELSRQIAEIRAILMQRGAIAQTPAPMKLDFTPREQSVLDLVVDGLMNKEIARRLDTSVRNVEKYVSRLFSKTGTNSRTELVRFALEHGLTTPASH